The segment AGAAAGTGGCATTTTTGGCAATTGATGCCGAGTTTAGTTATGCTGAGCAGAGTATCAGAGCTAAGCAAAAGGAAAGGTATGAAAAGACCATAGAGCTCTACCAGGTGTTCTTGGACAAATATCCCAATAGCACCATGCTCAGGGATGCAGAAAAATATTACATAGATTCAGTGAATCAAATAGATAAATTATCAAACAGATCATAAAATGGCAATAAATCCTTCAATCGAAACAAGAGATGTAGCAGCACTGTCTAACGGTACCGAAAATGTGTACAAGACGATTGCAGTTATTTCTAAAAGAGCGAGACAAATCTCAGCAAACGTTAAGGAAGAGTTGAGTGGCAAGCTAGCAGAATTTGCATCTACAGTAGATAACTTGGAAGAGATCTTTGAAAACAGAGAGCAAATCGAGATTTCAAAATTCTATGAAAGAATGCCAAAGCCAAGTAAAGTTGCTATTGAGGAGTTTCTAGAGGACAAAATCATGTTCAGAGACCCAGAAAGCGAAGAAGGCGGTATCA is part of the Reichenbachiella agarivorans genome and harbors:
- a CDS encoding DNA-directed RNA polymerase subunit omega; this encodes MAINPSIETRDVAALSNGTENVYKTIAVISKRARQISANVKEELSGKLAEFASTVDNLEEIFENREQIEISKFYERMPKPSKVAIEEFLEDKIMFRDPESEEGGINV